The Siniperca chuatsi isolate FFG_IHB_CAS linkage group LG17, ASM2008510v1, whole genome shotgun sequence genomic sequence TTTTCCTAATTATATGTGCAATTATTTACAGATAGAaatacatttcaatttcaaagaactaatgttttttttattaattaaaatgatttactaTCTGGGATAGTTCAACACTTTGCTTTTCATAGCAAATGAAATCATTAGTCTATCAACAGAACATTAATctgcaacattttaaaagtcGTTTAATTGTtgatcattttttaagcaaaaatggaCTAGTTCCAGCTCCTCTAAGCTCCGGGAACTTGTGATGGctgcttttcagttttctgacattttatagactaatcgATTGATCAAGACTATAATCTGTATATTGATCGATCATGAGAATGGGTAGGGGTAAGTTGTCGCTTGTTAGTTGCTGGGCTTCCTGGACACCGGTTCCCTGCTTCTTTTATCTCACTCTTCGTGTGGGATACAGTATTTAAATTGTTCAgaattgtgtttttagtttttgaaggttattgttgtcagtgtttttttgttttcctgtctttgaGGAAATAAGGTGCATGGAAAGTTTCCCTTTGAGTTTTAGATCAAGTTTAGAAGttaatgtttctctcttttttccttatccccctttctcttcctccctccctctctctgtaagGAAGAAAGGTGATGAGGAAGTTGAGTTTAAAGCCTCCAGAGAGGACGGCAGCCCTCCAGGCCATCTGGGACGAAGAGGGCTCAGCGGATCTGGGACCGTGCGGTAAATCAGCctcaaaaagtgaaaactatatCCAGTCAGATGTTTAGAGTGTCTGTATTTAAGTGCTAAAAGGTGTTGTCTTGACTCTTGCAGGCGGGTTTTCTCATCAGTACTGGTGTGTGAGCGATTACCTGGGTCTGCCGTACAGAGAGGAGGTCCAATGGGTCAGTGCTGTAGTCTGAAATCATcattctgctgctgcatcttttttgttttctgcttttttctcttatttctattgtttgttgtttcataTACTTTGTTcagtttcctgttgtttttttcagtgctgGGAAGATTTTTTATCTGCTGCTTTTATGCActttctctgacacacactgctACTACTTCTTTTTGTCTGCTTGATTTATGCTTGTTGTTCTTCCGCTCAGTATTCGTTTTATTGTTTGGGCTTCTGTTGCTTCCTCGTGTGctatattttcttcattttttcctcTTGTATTCTTCTGCTTATTTTTGTTCTACTTCTTTGTCTACCACTTCTTATACTTTTTTACTCTTCTGCTTAtgtttctttttagtttttcatcttttctcctcctgctgcttcttctctttCACATTTTGTTAAGTTGTAGCTTATCTCCCTCTGCTTTTCACGCTGCACCTGTTTACAGTACCTCAGTTTGTGTTGCcattgtctttgtctttgcttctctgctgctgttgagtTTAGCTTTGTGTTGCATCTGAACACTCCATGGTGAggcttttctttgcttttctgtCTGCCATCTCACTCGTTGTcatcttcacctcctccaggatGTGGACACCATCTATCTCACTCAGGACACCAGAGAGCTCAACCTGCAGGACTTCATTCACCTGGAGAACCGGTATGTACACTACTCAGCACCTTGGGTGCATCATGAATAGTTTGTGTGACTTTGACCACGAATTTTAAGATTTTGCCCAAGGGGAAGGTGAGCTGATGACCCTGTACATGATACACACACgcgttttatttatgttttcttttaatcagtgttgttttgtgttttattggtTTCATTTTATTGGTTTTGGACATCACTTAGAGACAGTTTCtgaaaataatagtttattCTTATTATCACTCCAGAGAACATAATGGCTGACAGCTGTATCTGTAagcttttgtattttgtttgttttgtttttttacctgcaGGGATCTAGTGACGATCATCGCAGTTCTGGAGTACAACCAGTGGTTCACTAAACTCTCTGCCAAAGACTACAAACTGGTAACACTGATACAAACAACTGTGCACCTGGCTGTCtgtttcttatttaaaaaacaagacaaaatatgCGAGTAGAAACCATTTGATATGAGCAGACCAGAAGGGAAAAATGATCAGTTGCTGAGTGAACTATGGCCTCCAATAACTAAAGCAAAAAATCACTGGAAATACGATATATACCTATTAAGCTAATTCTGTCTTTGCTTCTTGGACATCTCACTGAGATAAAATGAAACTAaaggccagtgtgtgtgttgtgtgtttctgccttCCAGTCAACAGATGTGTGCGACCAGATCCTCAGAGTGGTGGCTCGATCCAGCCGGCTAGAAGAGCTGGTGCTGGACAACGCTGGACTCAGAAGGTCAGGGGTCAAATAATAGAACCGATGATCTGGTCGTATTTTGTACATGTGCATAAAATGTTCCTAGTCAGCTGATCAGTgcataataacatttttattatttttttctttatcggATTCTTAGTACTTAAAATAAGAGTAAATCAACTTTGCGACCAAAGTCCATTTAGGACATCGAATGTATGTTTGTTGGCTTGTTGATTGTGCGCTAAACCTGGTCACCGattgtgacattttgtttgtactCTTTCTTGTCTTCAGTGATTTTGCTCAGAAACTGGCCAGTGCTCTGTCACACAACCCCGCCTCCACGCTACACACACTCAACCTGAGCAACAACTCACTGGAGGACAAAGGTTTAAACTtgcgcccacacacacacatcctgtaCGCTGTTTTTATCATGTAGACAGGTTGTGGCATGCGAATATGAGTTATCTGTGTccttaaaagttttaaaatagaTACAGAGGAGAAATTCCTCTTGATATGGCACATTGATTGATATATTGTTTTCTCATTCCCATCCACTAAAGTTGGACATAATTTTCATTGATAAGCTGTGTAATTGTTCCTCTGCTATTCATTTCTTGTTGAAGAATTTGCATTAAAAGTATCTCTAATGGATTCAAAGTTTTCTGATACTCTGTTACTGTTAGCGCTCGTGGAGGGCTCTCAAGTCATGCACCCCCTGGTGGCCATGTTGGCGCCCCTCGGCTTTATAAAGTCTAATAACTTCAATGTGTGTCACTTTCTGCAGGTGTTTCTGCTCTAAGTGCTCAACTGGCCAAACTGCCCATGGGTGTAAAGTTCCTGAACCTCTCCAGGACCTCCATGTCTCCTAAAGGTGAACGCACAGAAAAAACCAAGATGTAATAATACTTCATTATTGTCCTGAATTATTTTTTCAGGATTATGTTTGGAATTTTTTTCAGGTGTGAACAGCCTCTGCCAGGCTCTCTGTGCCAACCCAGCCATCGCCTCCACCCTCATACACCTCGACCTGTCAGGAAACTCTCTTAGAGGCGACGACCTGCCGGTACGCACCAAAGACAAACTCTGCAACCCCACAGTTAATTAAAGCTTTTCAGAAAATATCGGAAAAAATTAAAGATTGACGGCGCTCAAGCTACAATTAAGACTTAAGTTTTTAAGTTCTCGAAGAGTTTGGAGATGGGAGTTTTTACAgtagtgatgtgtttttgttttctgcacaGAACCTGCACAGCTTCCTGAGTAACTCAAACTGCCTGCAGACTCTGGATCTGTCCAACAGTGACTGCTCTCTGGAgcaggtaaaaacacacacacatacaaacataaaccCGTATACACACTTTCAAGACTTTGAGGGGCTGAAGTAAAGACATGattaacaatataaatatataaaataaaatgagcaaaTATAGCCTCTTTCCAGtaaccaatgttttttttttttttttatctgcactACTAACCTTGTTTGGAATAAATCTTAGTAGGCCATGTAAATAATAACATGTATTATATTCCTCACAATAGTGATCTACATATTCTGCAAGACTAAAGTCGAGTTGAACCTGGTTCTAGCTTAGTGGAGTTTTTGTGCAGTTTCAGCCTCTTTTGCTAAAGttcagctttgtgtttttaggtgtgtgtgtctctgctcaGAGGATCTTTGAAGCATCTTTCTGTCCTCAACATGTCAAAGACAGTCTTCTCTCACAGGTCAGATATTAAACTCACACCCATCCATCTAACAGCAGACAACTCAActcaatatttttacagatatATTACAGAATACATTAGCTCTGGCTATGGACTGTTAGTACCAGTGTACAGCTTTTTTAAAGTGCAAAGGCCTATAGTACTTCTTCAACATACCAACATTCAACAAATGACACAATTAAATATAGCtgaaatgtacattaaataAATTGAGATGTACAGTAGTCGTGTTTGATTCTGAATGTATTACTGCACTCTACAGTGTTGATTTAACACGTCTCTCCTCACATTTTCACAGGAAGTGTAAAGAAATCCCTTCGTCCTTTAAGCAGTTCTTCAGCTGCGCTCAGGCTCTGAGCTCAGTCAGTCTGTCGGGAACCAGACTGCCTCTGGAGGCTCTGAAGTAAGGAAATATCCACTGAAACCTGATTTTACCAAGACGCACAGCAGTAAAGCAATGTTTTAGTTTTCAAGTTCACTTCCTGTAGTCCAAAACAGAATCAGAGAAAGAGTCAGTGTGACGGATTGCTACACATCTCTATTTTTGCCTCAAATCTGAACTGTGTGAACATTTTATTCCTTCATTATGGCTTGTAGCCATGAGTTGTAACAGTTACGCTGTCATTCATTCGCTGCTTTTTCCAATTAATCTCTgttacagcagagagagagggcttCTTTATGGAATTGCCATTTTGCATGATTGTTCAAGTCATACAAGGAGAAAGACAAGGAAACACGGACAAATTTCTCCACAGAAGTTGTAGgacagagaaattaaaacaatgcaGCCATGAGATTAGAGTAACaggaaaatattaaatatcaagCTTATGCAATGACACTGCTTTCTGAAAGCTGTTGTTAAACTGACAGTCTGACGAGTCACTGGCTTTTCTGTCTGCAGAGCATTGTTGTTGGGGCTCGGCTGCAACCCAAACCTCAGTGACGTGTCTCTGGATCTCAGCTGCTGTGAGGTAAAAGTGACATGAACCTCAACACTCTTTAACACACTGTTTAACCACATTGTAACGCTGTTTAAATTCATACAAAGGTAGAAAATGAGGAGCATTTAGACAGATCCTTTAACTAATTATTGAGCAGTATTTCTAAGTACATTGAGATCTGACCCGCTTGCTCTCAGCTGCGTTCGGGAGGCTCCCAGATCCTGGAGGGTTGTGTCGCTGAGATTCCCAACATCTCCAGTCTGGACATTTCCGACAACGGTGAGGACATTTTAGATTTGGAACATATATGATGGTGCTTTATTGACTTCGATCGTGGCCTGTTCATGTTTCTGTGCTGCTTTGCTGCTTTGCTCAGGTCTGGACATGGATCTGACCACCCTGCTGGTCTGGCTGGCCAAGAACCGCTCCATCAGACACCTTTCACTGGGCAAAAACTTCAACAACATCAAGTCCAAGTGGGTGACAAACTGACAGCAAACATTGTCAGCAAAATATTCCATTCCAGCTGGATTAGTTTTGAATTAGTAATCACTAATGAATAAAAGAGTCTTAATAATGCAATTATTTGGTGccatgtaatttttttattcacttactcagtacacacattttaattgtcTACTAATTTTCTTCAGAAATGTGGCTCATGTCCTGGACAACCTGGTTCACATGATTCAAGAGGAGGAATCAGTGagtgatacttaatttatttctgacctgttttatagtgtttatattttttctagtactttctcctgtgtgcactgacgtaaagacgagctactgtaacaaagagtttccctacggggatcaataaagtatttctgatttctgattttttctGAAACTTCTCAACATCACATTAAAATCGTTTTCTTTTAAGGTAACTTCATTCATACCAGTCTCTTTATTTGTGTCTGcctgtttcttcttccttcctatTGCCTCTGTTACCCATCATTTGGGCATTTATTTTATACTGAAATGATCCAATACACAACCTGCCTGTAAAATCTTTTCCCATGCAGCCGCTGACCTCGCTGTCCCTGGCTGATTCCAAGCTGAAGGCCGACCTCTCCATCGTCCTCAACGCTCTGGGCAGCAACACCTCTCTGACCAAACTGGACATCAGTGGAAATGCCATGGGAGACATGGGGGCCAAGATGCTGGCCAAAGCCCTGCAGATCAACACCAAACTCAGGTGAGCAAGGAAACAGGATAATCTTGCACCGGAACTTAACAAAAGTTACGTTTGGGAGCTGTTAAAGCTTTAAGAGGTAACTGTTAACTCCAGAAATTCTGCAAAGTGATGTGTCTCTGCATCTGAgacaagagaggaaaaaggatgAAACATTGGTGCGTTCAGCTCTCTCTGGATAAAGTGCTCAATTACTGATATTTAGGATGATGATATAATTTTCCAATGAATGTAGTGTGAACTgatttaaaatgtcagcaaatgaGAAGTCAAATGATGGTCACTAAGCACCAATGTGACATCCTGACTAAAATAATTCGAACAACCAATCTGTTGTTTGGGGGTTTTTTCATctccttggtgtgtgtgtgtgtgtgtgtgtgtgtgtgtgtgtctgcaggacaaTAGTGTGGGACAGAAACAACATCAGTCCTCAGGGTCTACAGGACGTCGCTGCTGCTTTGGAGAAGTAAGTATGAAGCAGGCTGTCAAGATAACATGTCTCATTTTAGCTAAGTCAGAGTCAAAGAAGGTGTTGTTGCATGCAATGACCTGACCAATTCACTATTTGAACTCCCCTTCAGGAACTTCACCATTCGCTTCATGCCTGTTCCCATCATTGATGCTGCTCAGGCACTGAAGGCGAGCCCAGAGAAGACGGAGGACGCCTTACTAAAGGTtgttgtcctgttttttgttttcacatatgGATCAATGTAGATTTTTGCAGATTTGTAAAGAGTACTCTACAGCCTCCTCTGTATTGTACTAAGAGGATTTAAATGTTACCTGATATCACATTTCTGAAAGTAATTTTGAGAATTGAATTTTAGTTTGTTCGTGTTGTGTTTTGCGATGCAGATGGAGCAGTACCTGCTGAGGAACCATGAGACGCGTAAATACCTCCAGGAGCAGGCTTACAGGCTGCAGCAGGGAATAGTCACCACCACCACGCAACAGGCAggcacagcaacacacacacacacacacacacacacacacacacacacacacacacacacacacacaatagattAGCAGACCTTTGATTTAATTCACATATTACTTTTCATTGACTGACCTCTCACCTCTCTGTGATGCAGATGATGGACATGATGTGTGTGAAGGTGCAGGACCACCTGAACTCTCTGAGGTTCACAGAGACCGTCTCAGTCCAGGAGGACATGAAGGTGGCAGAGAACCTCATGAAAGATGCCAGGAACTCCAAGACAGTAAGAAGACATGGCTCTGTTTAATGCCTCAACCCGCCAACTTCCATAACTGGCAAACGGAACATGTCTAAGACACTAAAAACACACCAGCATGCAGCAAGCTCCTGTCCTGCAACATGCATTTGGTGATTCAGGCACACAtacaagaataaaaatgttttcttccatGACTCAGGGTGCAGACTCTCAGCTGCTCATCAGTACACTTTGGCCCGACAGCCTTGGTTTTTTatcactttctttctgttttgaatatatttaaacattaataacaacCTCATGTAACGCCTGCAGTGGCCTGacaacaacattttttcaaTTTAGAGCAGTAATCTTGAATTTCAACAGGAACATCTAGTCTGCATGTTAAACACTAGGACAACAAAAGCTTTCAGTGCTAAAAATGTTACCCAGCCTCTactgataaaatgtttaaaatgcaaattgaGATCAAGCAAAACAGAGATTAGGCCACAAAAATACCTGGGATAAAAAactgtcttcctctttttctctttctccctctttcccatTATCTCTGTACCTCACGCATCCTTCCAGCTGCTCCGCAACCTGTACCACCTGAGGAGTGGGGGGTCCAGGGAAGCATGTGTTGGCGCCATTCAGGACAAACTGGAGTCGATGGCTGGAGAGGTGTCCAGAGTGATGGACGAACAGCTACAGGTACCGAACGCACTGAGCTGGGTCCAACAGCTGAACACTACCTGTAACATACAGTCTTCTGTAAACATTGTTGGATGTAATCTTATATGTGTGACTCTCTAAGTTGTGTGAAGTTTGAACCGTACTAACTGGTCCTCCCTAGACAATGCTGGTGTCCATGGTGGACTCTGCTGAGGGTCTGTGTCCTCATGTGATGAAGAGGAGCATCCTTCGCCAGGAGCTGCTGAAGGCTGGAGGGGGGAGGATGACCGTGCCTCGCAGCTTCGTCACCACCACGCTGCTGGAGCAGTCTGGGGTCGACATCATCAACAAGATCAGGTCTGATCTGTTTACCGGGTTAGCTAGGCTTAAGCTTCATCAGGTctttgtagaaaaggtttcagtcgtagtcttCATCAGGTCTTTGGCTATTGAGTTGTAAGGTCTTGCCCTTCTCTTACGGTTATCAGAATGATTTCCAGGAGAACAAGTCCAGTATTTAGCCGCGTTACTGCAGCTGATGTGTGATTTCAAGGTGATAAATGCATGGTCTCTCCAGATATCTGTCATGTGCTTTCACAGCAAACTGGTTTTCTGTGACGTCCCTGTGTGCCGATTCTCATTGTACAAACTGAATGTAGGCAAGCGTGGTGACCCGAAAACTGACCTATACGTGATTCCTCCCAAAGGATTCAACCaagttttaggttttttttggTGGTCTTAACATGAGTGGAAACATCAACTTTGATGGACTTTTGTATTTGGTCAAATTCGGATTACACCGGAGGTCTTTTATGGGTCTTAAGAAGTTGGGTTAGGGATAACGGATGGACTCACCCACAAAAGTAAACAACAGACCAAAGTCAGAGAGGGTCTGAAGGAAATGGGACAACTGAATCCTTAATTGAACTTGACTTGTGTTTGCAACAGAACTGAGTCATAGAAAAAGTCGTTAAAACTTAAACATATTTGGTGATATTTCAAGTCATCATTCATAGAGCAATGTTTCTGTTACGTTTTACAGATCATAATCTATCTCTGAATGACAGTTGTAAAAACAGCTGATAAAAATGTCTGTAATGTCAGTTAACAATAATAAGGCGATTCAGCTACTTCTTATATTGCAGGAGTCTAACAGTCGAAAGACATGATCTCCTAGCCAGACGGCAGTGCTTTTAAATTACCAGACACAATATCAGTCATTTTTTCATGGTCCCACCTAGGTCTCATCAaaacatgcatttgtgtttacACAGAGCTGATCTGGGCTCAGTTTCACCAAATCTTTTAATCACTAATCTAAactttttttgttgacattatttctgttttgttgacCTTGTGGTGTTactgtcctgtttgtttgatatttaatgcttttattgtgaagcattttgtaacatttgttttaagttctctataaataaatctttacttacttactaatCAAACAAGCACCATACTTGAAACCCATGCATAAGCATGCAAGAGCCCTGTAGGACTT encodes the following:
- the LOC122863953 gene encoding F-actin-uncapping protein LRRC16A isoform X4, encoding MRKLSLKPPERTAALQAIWDEEGSADLGPCGGFSHQYWCVSDYLGLPYREEVQWDVDTIYLTQDTRELNLQDFIHLENRDLVTIIAVLEYNQWFTKLSAKDYKLSTDVCDQILRVVARSSRLEELVLDNAGLRSDFAQKLASALSHNPASTLHTLNLSNNSLEDKGVSALSAQLAKLPMGVKFLNLSRTSMSPKGVNSLCQALCANPAIASTLIHLDLSGNSLRGDDLPNLHSFLSNSNCLQTLDLSNSDCSLEQVCVSLLRGSLKHLSVLNMSKTVFSHRKCKEIPSSFKQFFSCAQALSSVSLSGTRLPLEALKALLLGLGCNPNLSDVSLDLSCCELRSGGSQILEGCVAEIPNISSLDISDNGLDMDLTTLLVWLAKNRSIRHLSLGKNFNNIKSKNVAHVLDNLVHMIQEEESPLTSLSLADSKLKADLSIVLNALGSNTSLTKLDISGNAMGDMGAKMLAKALQINTKLRTIVWDRNNISPQGLQDVAAALEKNFTIRFMPVPIIDAAQALKASPEKTEDALLKMEQYLLRNHETRKYLQEQAYRLQQGIVTTTTQQMMDMMCVKVQDHLNSLRFTETVSVQEDMKVAENLMKDARNSKTLLRNLYHLRSGGSREACVGAIQDKLESMAGEVSRVMDEQLQTMLVSMVDSAEGLCPHVMKRSILRQELLKAGGGRMTVPRSFVTTTLLEQSGVDIINKISEVKLSMASFLSDRIVDEILESLSRSQHTLAEHLIRKSQPLLGQEPQTETEILDEMVLQPENHKQEQKQSHERDQKHALEDMDTCMMTPKSKRKSILVRMLRPVSVAFEMEFDLDKALEEVPIHVEDPPLPSPPSQPLDRRSAYYGELPPPPTPLDTNTVYLGELPAVEHKTLEHRTKLRPKPKRTKPSRPPREATGSLAPEGAEQNSIMGKLDEGLEDFFSKKVIKLNFKLPTVRGPSSSMQEAADKKRESRKSGFFNLIKSRTSRSEKSHGAATMTPPHPASSTTAPSSSISPVTEVTTPTFSTPPVKNPATVAEPHQELHRTQSSDHTDSEIEAPPIAAEPAEEEKEKKNVEKEKKNVEKENVEKKEKKEIPHIPRHIGVPMMGMDLLAEMKARQERMAVKKSESPPVPHKVDGDKAKSDVHPVVPPGADESRPEPTPRSKPASVTPKLPPPQSTKPPLGARISGPLSPASPTSPRSSSTYIFDDSAEAPAGSSSAKGPVPAPRLKREPSEQERESSSSNPAGPLSPQDVEFDVDGDAFEPPGAAVEPGAGGRQWSSLKSSASPPAAKEDDRERANSLPAYVRPPSLADTDLSPAEEEIPSPAADLKSDNKSEDESDDTSSV